In Geobacter sp., a single window of DNA contains:
- the fliM gene encoding flagellar motor switch protein FliM, producing MENILTKEEIDALLSAVFEGKIDPEKELAKESGGVSNYNLFSSDSSKGYIPNLDIIYDNFIRYNRASLSNRLRKIVEIKKGGARAFKFDDFLQTLPSPVCLAIYKIDPLKGAAMIAFDSTLVFAIVDAILGGTGTPKIPENNRTFTSIELRLVEKIVKDMLADMEKAWAPLHQTHMSMLKMEINPRMVSIVPPDYMVITMSLQIQIEDTVGNLAFVLPYMTIDPIRDKLKAGAQFDMMAVDPRWSYRLSEELLEAPLELSVEMGHAQITLADLLHLTPGDTVMLDNVRSGNELMITVGGVGKLLGLPGVRGGNKAVQVTKLVERGG from the coding sequence ATGGAGAACATCCTCACCAAGGAAGAGATCGACGCCCTCTTGTCGGCGGTTTTTGAAGGCAAGATCGACCCTGAAAAGGAATTGGCCAAGGAATCCGGGGGGGTAAGCAATTACAACCTCTTCAGTTCCGATTCCTCCAAAGGGTATATCCCGAATCTTGACATCATCTACGATAACTTCATCCGCTACAACCGGGCCAGTCTTTCCAACCGGTTGCGCAAGATTGTGGAGATCAAGAAGGGTGGCGCCCGCGCCTTCAAGTTCGATGATTTTCTGCAGACTCTTCCTTCGCCGGTCTGTCTGGCAATCTACAAGATCGATCCCCTCAAAGGTGCTGCGATGATAGCTTTCGACAGCACCCTGGTGTTTGCCATAGTCGATGCCATCCTGGGGGGAACCGGTACTCCCAAAATACCGGAGAACAACCGCACCTTTACCTCCATCGAGCTGAGGCTGGTGGAGAAAATCGTCAAGGACATGCTCGCCGACATGGAAAAGGCGTGGGCACCGTTGCACCAGACCCATATGAGCATGCTTAAGATGGAAATAAACCCGCGCATGGTCAGCATTGTGCCGCCGGACTACATGGTCATTACCATGAGCCTGCAGATTCAGATCGAAGATACTGTGGGCAACTTGGCGTTTGTCTTGCCCTACATGACCATCGATCCGATTCGCGACAAGCTCAAGGCCGGTGCCCAATTCGACATGATGGCCGTTGACCCGCGCTGGTCCTACCGACTGTCCGAGGAGCTCTTGGAAGCACCGCTCGAATTGTCGGTGGAAATGGGTCATGCGCAGATTACCCTGGCAGACCTTCTGCACCTCACCCCCGGCGATACGGTGATGCTGGACAATGTCCGTTCTGGAAACGAACTGATGATAACGGTTGGTGGTGTCGGAAAATTGCTGGGGCTGCCGGGAGTGCGTGGCGGCAACAAAGCGGTACAGGTAACAAAACTGGTTGAGAGAGGGGGCTAA
- a CDS encoding flagellar hook-basal body complex protein, which yields MSITSAMFTGISGLSANGEAISVLGNNISNVNTTGFKSGRMLFSDVLSASVGNNSQVGRGVQIQAVQNNFGQGSFETTENVTDLAIQGDAFFVVQSPGEAMRYTRAGAFSFDENQILVNPDGLQVMGYGINQTTGTSNGVLGAIDKTNFATLAPKMTTTLETVMNLDSTQTIPGGVSSALTLTGNLDSATAVGGTVGPLATTITDSSGVTRDVNITFTKTAADSWSWSADVTGATPATASASGSITFPAPTDATTSITIDGTAQQVVFGLSGVTQNAAASTAAVSATTTTPATAFSTTDPVGTSNFSNSMTIYDSQGNPHTTTTYFRKTGVNAWEWHSNIAGGTPSWVDGTLTYSTGGILTSSDVTSPTAGPSATTAQNISFPGVTTPQPLLFDFGVNTSTQYSSSSVVNSKNQDGYYQGSLSSVAVDEKGYVVGVYTNGQSQKFAQVALARFASTDGLSKVGGTLYEETLASGQAQLTDASTPGVGKVLSNSLEQSNVDLAAQFVKLIQAQRAFSANSKTITTADEMTQEVLTLKR from the coding sequence ATGAGTATTACATCCGCAATGTTTACCGGTATCAGCGGTCTCTCCGCCAATGGTGAGGCAATATCGGTTCTCGGCAACAACATCTCCAACGTCAATACCACCGGCTTTAAATCAGGCAGGATGCTTTTCTCCGACGTTCTTTCCGCATCAGTCGGCAACAACTCCCAAGTCGGCCGCGGCGTCCAGATCCAGGCGGTCCAGAACAACTTCGGCCAAGGATCATTCGAGACCACCGAAAATGTGACCGACCTTGCCATCCAGGGCGATGCCTTCTTTGTCGTGCAGAGCCCCGGTGAGGCCATGCGCTATACCAGGGCCGGCGCATTCAGCTTTGATGAAAACCAGATTCTCGTCAACCCGGACGGACTTCAGGTCATGGGTTATGGTATCAACCAGACCACTGGGACGAGCAACGGGGTTTTAGGTGCCATTGACAAGACCAATTTCGCTACTCTCGCACCGAAGATGACAACAACCCTCGAAACGGTTATGAACCTCGACTCCACCCAGACCATTCCCGGTGGCGTGAGTTCTGCGCTTACCCTGACTGGTAACCTGGACTCCGCCACTGCCGTGGGGGGGACCGTCGGTCCTCTGGCTACAACCATAACCGACAGTAGCGGTGTGACGCGAGACGTCAACATTACCTTTACCAAGACGGCAGCCGATTCCTGGTCATGGTCGGCTGACGTGACCGGTGCAACCCCGGCAACCGCTTCTGCTTCCGGTAGCATCACCTTCCCCGCTCCCACGGATGCCACCACCAGCATCACCATAGACGGCACTGCGCAGCAGGTTGTCTTCGGACTTTCCGGTGTGACGCAAAATGCCGCAGCATCCACCGCGGCTGTCTCAGCCACTACGACTACCCCGGCTACCGCCTTCAGTACGACCGATCCGGTGGGAACCTCCAACTTCTCCAACAGCATGACCATCTACGATTCCCAGGGGAACCCGCATACCACCACTACCTATTTTCGGAAAACCGGCGTCAACGCCTGGGAATGGCATTCCAACATAGCTGGGGGAACGCCTTCCTGGGTTGACGGGACACTCACCTACAGCACGGGAGGCATTCTTACCTCTTCCGACGTCACCTCTCCGACTGCGGGACCGTCTGCCACCACTGCCCAGAACATCTCATTCCCCGGGGTTACCACTCCGCAACCACTCCTTTTTGATTTCGGGGTGAATACCTCTACCCAGTACTCCAGCTCTTCCGTGGTGAATTCCAAGAATCAGGATGGCTATTATCAGGGGAGCCTGTCCAGCGTAGCCGTTGATGAAAAGGGTTATGTGGTTGGCGTTTACACCAACGGGCAGTCACAGAAATTCGCCCAGGTGGCATTGGCACGCTTTGCCTCCACTGACGGGCTTTCCAAGGTGGGGGGGACACTCTATGAAGAGACCCTCGCATCAGGTCAGGCCCAGCTCACCGATGCGAGTACGCCAGGGGTCGGTAAGGTTCTCTCCAATTCACTGGAGCAGAGCAACGTCGATCTCGCAGCTCAGTTTGTGAAACTGATCCAGGCACAACGGGCTTTCTCGGCAAACTCCAAGACCATCACCACTGCCGATGAGATGACCCAGGAAGTGCTGACCCTCAAGCGGTAA
- a CDS encoding flagellar protein — protein sequence MVDRIFIPNPIQVTTPQPAPRPKQSGSAENRNQFARILDEKLPSQGVRFSQHAQERLRSRGITLTESDLQKLEGAVDSVAQKGGRESLVMLGDAALVVSVKNRTVVTAVDRESMRGNVFTNIDSAVVI from the coding sequence GTGGTTGACAGGATCTTCATCCCCAATCCGATCCAGGTCACCACGCCGCAACCTGCACCCCGGCCGAAACAGTCCGGCAGCGCAGAAAACCGTAACCAATTTGCCAGGATACTCGATGAAAAGCTTCCGTCGCAGGGAGTCCGGTTTTCCCAGCATGCCCAGGAACGGCTGCGGTCCCGGGGGATTACCCTGACCGAAAGCGATCTGCAGAAACTCGAAGGGGCAGTGGACAGCGTTGCCCAAAAAGGTGGACGAGAGTCGCTGGTAATGCTTGGCGATGCGGCACTGGTCGTCAGTGTGAAAAACCGCACCGTGGTTACGGCTGTCGACAGAGAATCGATGCGGGGAAACGTGTTTACCAACATTGATTCAGCAGTGGTGATTTAG
- a CDS encoding flagellar basal body protein FliL, which yields MAAKDEQGKEEQAPASKKKLFIIIGAAVGVVILAVVLVLTLGGGSKKEGGGEAKAEKKAGSHGGGGAEGAPVAGTVFPLEPFIVNIYDGQEVRYLKVKVEFEMSGPEVKPEIDARQAPLRDAILVLLTTKTLQEIQDLQGKNQLREEILAAVNKILPPGKVTRVYFTDFVVQ from the coding sequence ATGGCTGCCAAAGATGAACAAGGCAAGGAAGAACAGGCGCCGGCAAGTAAGAAGAAGCTCTTCATCATTATCGGTGCAGCTGTTGGCGTAGTTATTCTGGCGGTTGTGCTGGTATTAACCCTCGGCGGTGGCAGCAAGAAAGAGGGGGGCGGAGAGGCAAAGGCTGAGAAAAAGGCCGGCAGCCATGGTGGCGGGGGTGCAGAAGGTGCACCTGTAGCTGGTACGGTGTTCCCCCTGGAGCCTTTCATAGTCAATATTTATGACGGTCAGGAAGTACGCTACCTGAAGGTCAAGGTGGAGTTCGAGATGTCCGGCCCGGAGGTCAAGCCGGAGATAGATGCTCGCCAGGCGCCGCTTCGTGATGCCATCCTGGTGCTGCTTACCACTAAGACACTGCAGGAGATTCAGGACCTGCAGGGCAAGAATCAATTGCGGGAAGAGATCTTGGCGGCAGTGAACAAGATCCTCCCGCCGGGCAAGGTTACGCGCGTCTATTTCACCGATTTTGTGGTGCAGTAA
- the fliF gene encoding flagellar M-ring protein FliF: MQDSLKKILEPFLALTPGKRWLVGGVVALSLAAFTVLIVVANRTDYRPLFANLTSEDAGEIVKKLKEQKVPYRIAADGKAILVPVDKVYDLRLSLASEGLPQGGGVGYEIFDRKNFGMTEFVQKLNYQRAMQGELSRTISQLAGVEQARVHLVIPEKSLFKEAEKPPTASIVLKIKGNRTLKDSDVQGIVHLVAASVEGLDTDHVTVLDGKGKLLSRSGSQDPTTKLTSSMQETQRTFERATEERLQSLLDKVVGSGKSVARVSATFNFKQVEKFEERYDPEAAAVRSEQRSEEKGSGGALAGVPGVQTNLGRTQGAPQQAAGGSSKSDETLNYEVSRSTARTIEPVGTLAKVSVAILVDGKYEPGAPGKDGVAAKAKYTPRSPDELQKIEALVKSSVGFNTERGDQVTVANIPFQETEEGGTADKEPWWNAPIFLALIKNLLIGIGFFALLFLVIRPLLKSIGRGVATTTFEPLESPEEQIKQMIQAQKQQLSSQAASQVELIEKIKTEPYQASQVIKNWLESSK, from the coding sequence ATGCAGGATAGCCTGAAAAAAATTCTTGAGCCATTTCTCGCACTGACCCCTGGCAAACGTTGGCTGGTTGGGGGTGTTGTCGCCCTTTCCCTTGCTGCCTTCACTGTCCTTATCGTTGTTGCAAATCGGACAGACTATCGACCGCTCTTTGCCAACCTCACTAGTGAGGATGCGGGTGAGATCGTCAAGAAACTGAAGGAACAGAAGGTCCCCTACCGTATTGCCGCAGACGGCAAGGCGATCCTGGTGCCTGTCGACAAGGTGTATGACTTGCGACTTTCGCTGGCATCAGAAGGTCTTCCGCAGGGTGGAGGAGTTGGGTACGAGATATTTGATCGCAAAAATTTCGGCATGACCGAATTCGTGCAGAAGCTCAACTATCAGCGAGCCATGCAGGGGGAGCTTTCGCGCACTATTTCGCAACTGGCAGGAGTCGAACAGGCGCGAGTCCATCTGGTCATCCCCGAGAAGAGCCTCTTCAAGGAGGCTGAGAAGCCGCCAACGGCTTCAATCGTCCTCAAAATCAAAGGCAATCGCACATTGAAGGACAGTGATGTCCAGGGGATCGTACACCTTGTGGCTGCGTCGGTAGAAGGCCTGGACACTGACCACGTGACGGTTCTCGATGGCAAGGGGAAACTCCTGAGCCGCTCCGGGTCCCAGGATCCCACCACGAAGCTGACCAGTTCCATGCAGGAGACGCAGCGGACATTCGAACGGGCAACAGAGGAACGGCTCCAGTCATTGCTTGACAAAGTTGTGGGGAGCGGCAAGTCAGTTGCCAGGGTTTCAGCGACATTCAACTTCAAGCAGGTTGAGAAATTCGAGGAGCGCTACGATCCGGAAGCAGCGGCAGTTCGCAGCGAGCAGCGTAGCGAAGAGAAGGGTAGTGGCGGTGCGCTAGCGGGGGTCCCCGGAGTGCAGACGAACCTCGGCCGCACCCAGGGCGCTCCCCAGCAGGCTGCTGGCGGTAGTTCGAAAAGCGACGAAACCCTCAACTACGAAGTGAGCCGTTCCACTGCACGGACCATCGAGCCGGTAGGGACGCTGGCCAAGGTATCAGTGGCGATCCTGGTGGACGGCAAGTATGAGCCCGGTGCCCCAGGGAAGGATGGGGTGGCGGCAAAGGCGAAATATACCCCACGATCCCCCGATGAACTGCAAAAGATCGAAGCACTGGTAAAGAGTTCCGTAGGTTTCAATACCGAACGCGGAGACCAGGTAACAGTTGCCAATATTCCGTTCCAGGAGACGGAAGAAGGCGGTACAGCTGATAAGGAACCCTGGTGGAATGCCCCCATATTCCTGGCACTGATCAAGAATCTGCTCATCGGCATAGGGTTTTTTGCTCTCCTGTTCCTTGTCATCCGGCCGTTGCTCAAATCCATCGGCAGAGGAGTAGCAACAACGACGTTTGAACCATTGGAATCCCCTGAGGAACAGATCAAGCAGATGATTCAGGCTCAAAAACAGCAGCTTTCCAGTCAGGCGGCCAGTCAGGTGGAATTGATCGAGAAGATCAAAACCGAGCCCTACCAGGCTTCTCAGGTTATCAAAAACTGGCTGGAAAGCAGCAAGTAG
- the fliG gene encoding flagellar motor switch protein FliG: MTGAEKAAILLLYVGTEATSKVFSHLDDLDIKKISQSMANLGHVTLPVIQEVVSEFHQITSPEAGFFSKGDEFVRKILEKALGPQKAEMLLQEMQTADYGDIEDILSNMDAKTIANFLSQEHPQTIAVIVAKLRPKQTSEIVGHLPLDLQAEVVIRIADVDQVSPEILNDIDDVIRRELTAMGGIQRFKVGGVEKVVEMFNHLDRSKEKHILDKLDVMNPPLAEIIRKHLFTFEDIFKLDDRSIQAIMREVSNDTLTLAMKATTDEVKDKIFRNISSRAAEMIKEDLEVMGPVRLSDVEKAQSEIIKIVRKMEEDGKVVIAGRGGDDVLV; encoded by the coding sequence ATGACGGGAGCTGAAAAGGCTGCCATATTATTGCTATATGTGGGGACCGAAGCGACCAGCAAGGTCTTTTCGCATCTGGACGATCTTGATATCAAAAAGATCAGTCAGAGCATGGCCAATCTTGGTCATGTCACCCTTCCGGTCATTCAGGAAGTAGTGAGTGAATTCCATCAGATTACCAGTCCGGAAGCGGGTTTTTTCTCCAAGGGAGACGAATTCGTCCGTAAGATCCTGGAAAAGGCGCTGGGACCGCAAAAGGCCGAGATGCTGCTCCAGGAGATGCAGACGGCCGACTATGGCGACATAGAGGATATCCTGTCCAACATGGACGCCAAGACGATTGCCAACTTTCTGTCCCAGGAGCATCCACAGACCATTGCCGTTATTGTCGCCAAGCTGAGACCCAAGCAGACCAGTGAAATCGTGGGGCATTTACCACTTGATCTCCAGGCCGAAGTGGTTATCCGGATTGCTGACGTGGACCAGGTTTCTCCCGAGATACTCAATGATATAGATGACGTGATCCGGCGCGAATTGACTGCCATGGGAGGGATACAGCGCTTCAAGGTCGGTGGTGTGGAAAAGGTCGTGGAGATGTTCAATCATCTGGACCGCAGCAAAGAGAAACATATCCTCGACAAACTGGATGTCATGAATCCGCCATTGGCCGAGATCATTCGCAAGCACCTCTTTACCTTCGAGGATATTTTCAAGCTCGACGATCGTTCGATTCAGGCAATCATGCGCGAGGTTTCCAACGATACACTCACCCTTGCCATGAAGGCCACTACCGACGAAGTGAAGGACAAGATATTCCGCAATATCTCCAGCCGCGCCGCCGAGATGATCAAGGAAGACCTGGAGGTCATGGGACCGGTGCGGCTTTCCGATGTGGAAAAGGCCCAGTCGGAAATCATCAAGATCGTGCGGAAGATGGAGGAAGACGGCAAGGTTGTCATTGCGGGCCGCGGGGGCGACGATGTTCTCGTCTAA
- the fliJ gene encoding flagellar export protein FliJ yields MHKKGFKLQQVLNYRKEVEKVRTLEFADAKRELEHAAERLRREEEHAAHVAHEFVCKQTDGIDAVELQMYANFFRKKQGEINQQRDEVHTLDCKVTEKRETLLHAAKEKKVLETFKDRKIAADVKDEMAKDRHFLDEIAIQKKGR; encoded by the coding sequence ATGCATAAGAAGGGATTCAAGCTTCAACAGGTATTGAACTACCGCAAGGAAGTCGAGAAGGTGCGGACACTGGAATTTGCGGATGCCAAGCGTGAATTAGAGCATGCTGCGGAGCGGTTGCGGCGCGAAGAAGAGCATGCGGCTCATGTTGCCCATGAGTTTGTCTGCAAACAGACGGATGGGATCGATGCCGTAGAGCTGCAGATGTATGCAAACTTCTTCCGGAAAAAGCAGGGCGAAATCAATCAGCAGCGTGATGAGGTCCACACCCTGGACTGCAAGGTTACCGAGAAGCGGGAGACCCTTCTGCATGCAGCAAAGGAAAAGAAAGTCCTTGAGACCTTCAAGGATCGTAAGATTGCAGCAGATGTGAAGGACGAGATGGCCAAGGACCGGCATTTCCTGGACGAGATTGCGATTCAGAAGAAAGGTCGCTGA
- the fliI gene encoding flagellar protein export ATPase FliI, whose amino-acid sequence MSVINDLKLVRFHGKVTQVVGLVIEGYCPDTAVGSLCEIHTTDGDPILAEVVGFRDNKTLLMPLGELRGVGLGSLITMRRQKASMRVGPGLLGRVIDGLGIPIDDKGPIVAEEEYPIYATPVNPLKRSPIRKPLDLGIRAINGLLTCGEGQRVGIFAGSGVGKSTMLGMIARYTEADINVIALIGERGRELREFIEKDLQEEGLKKSVLVVATSDQPPLVRMRGAYIATTIAEYFQSKGKKVLLMMDSATRFAMAMREVGLAIGEPPTTKGYTPSVFAALPKLLERSGNFQNGSITGLYTVLVEGDDFNEPVSDAMRSILDGHITLSRELAARNVYPPIDVLASASRVMIDVTEREQQQMAGKFKELMAVYRQSEDLINIGAYKAGSNPKIDSAIAKMEDMTAFIKQDIHNGISIGQAVEKLKGLFGEGLAH is encoded by the coding sequence ATGTCGGTCATAAACGACCTGAAACTGGTGCGCTTTCATGGGAAGGTGACCCAGGTGGTCGGTTTGGTAATCGAGGGTTACTGCCCCGATACTGCGGTTGGAAGCCTGTGCGAGATTCACACCACTGATGGAGACCCCATTCTTGCCGAAGTAGTAGGGTTCCGTGACAACAAGACGCTCCTGATGCCGTTGGGAGAGTTGCGGGGGGTGGGGCTGGGGAGCCTCATAACCATGCGTCGGCAAAAGGCATCCATGAGGGTGGGGCCTGGCCTGCTCGGTCGTGTTATTGACGGGCTCGGCATTCCCATCGACGATAAAGGGCCGATCGTTGCCGAGGAGGAATACCCCATTTACGCGACACCGGTCAATCCACTCAAGCGTTCTCCCATCAGAAAGCCGCTCGACTTGGGGATCAGGGCGATCAACGGCCTTTTGACCTGTGGCGAGGGGCAACGGGTGGGGATATTTGCCGGCTCCGGTGTGGGGAAGTCCACCATGCTCGGTATGATTGCCCGCTACACCGAAGCCGATATCAACGTGATAGCACTGATTGGGGAGCGTGGCCGGGAGCTGAGAGAGTTCATCGAAAAGGATCTGCAGGAAGAGGGCCTCAAGAAATCGGTGCTGGTGGTTGCCACATCCGATCAACCACCGCTGGTTCGCATGCGTGGCGCTTACATTGCCACAACCATTGCCGAATATTTCCAGTCCAAGGGGAAGAAGGTGCTCCTGATGATGGATTCGGCTACCCGGTTCGCTATGGCCATGAGGGAAGTCGGATTGGCGATCGGTGAACCGCCGACAACCAAGGGGTATACGCCGTCGGTCTTTGCCGCTTTGCCCAAACTGCTTGAAAGGTCAGGCAACTTCCAGAACGGTAGCATCACGGGGCTCTATACTGTCCTGGTAGAAGGAGATGACTTCAATGAGCCGGTTTCCGATGCCATGCGGAGCATTCTTGACGGGCACATTACGCTTTCCCGCGAACTCGCAGCACGGAACGTCTATCCTCCCATCGATGTCCTGGCCAGTGCCAGCAGGGTCATGATCGATGTGACCGAGCGAGAGCAACAGCAGATGGCAGGGAAATTCAAGGAATTGATGGCAGTGTATCGACAGTCTGAAGACCTCATCAACATTGGTGCCTACAAGGCGGGGAGCAATCCGAAAATCGACAGCGCCATTGCCAAGATGGAAGATATGACCGCCTTCATAAAACAGGATATTCATAATGGCATCAGCATAGGTCAGGCAGTGGAAAAGCTGAAAGGGCTCTTTGGCGAAGGGCTGGCGCATTGA
- a CDS encoding flagellar hook assembly protein FlgD: MVNATTTATDASSGAAAMKKATGMNKDDFLKLFIAQMQNQDPLNPMDGTQFVSQLAQLTQVEQAYNTNSNLENLINAQGNSTSVAAVSFLGNTVTAKGSQVNLADGSQPTLSFTLASSAQKVSAEIRDANGALVRTLTGGKCQEGLNSLTWDGKSNTGQALPAGAYTFAVKATNATGQEVTATTLVQGKVDGVSLEGTVPVLSLGGIDVPLDDIINVKGA, translated from the coding sequence ATGGTCAATGCAACTACTACAGCAACTGACGCCAGTTCCGGCGCGGCCGCCATGAAAAAGGCGACCGGCATGAACAAGGATGATTTCCTGAAGCTGTTCATTGCGCAAATGCAGAACCAGGACCCGCTCAACCCCATGGACGGCACGCAGTTTGTCTCCCAGTTGGCACAGCTGACCCAGGTGGAGCAGGCGTACAATACCAATTCCAATCTGGAAAACCTGATCAACGCCCAAGGGAATTCAACCAGTGTTGCAGCTGTTTCGTTCCTGGGGAATACCGTTACCGCCAAGGGCTCGCAGGTCAATCTTGCCGATGGCAGCCAGCCAACGCTCTCCTTTACCCTTGCATCATCTGCCCAAAAAGTGTCGGCAGAGATACGTGATGCAAACGGTGCCTTGGTGAGAACACTCACTGGGGGGAAGTGCCAGGAAGGGCTTAACAGCCTCACTTGGGATGGCAAAAGCAATACCGGCCAAGCTCTTCCCGCGGGGGCCTACACCTTTGCGGTCAAAGCAACCAATGCAACCGGCCAGGAAGTTACCGCTACGACTCTGGTGCAGGGAAAGGTTGATGGCGTATCCCTGGAAGGGACGGTTCCTGTCCTCTCCCTGGGAGGAATAGACGTACCGCTGGACGATATTATCAACGTGAAAGGAGCCTGA
- a CDS encoding flagellar assembly protein FliH: MWKRPSRKSSRSCGRWRKTARLSLRAAGATMFSSKVIKPDQLKDHRVHNVNYQVLIGNADDENDAKNVYLEADGFTPLFFNDAAGPRGEEAEHRVLGLTQDPLDEAGGESVRETLEAGMIAIAEDDLQRRVAEAYARGLDEGKQAAERGLSNVFKALRDGLEGLDSLRERVFRESEGDLLALSILIARKIILQELKSDQRILANIVNETINCCSEFDKITVRLNPDDYRLFMENRQEFLPVADEEGRITLAPDESVKLGGCQVETPTGTVDARVEVQLEEIFRRCLEERGIPYEPSIKLAEEG; encoded by the coding sequence ATGTGGAAAAGGCCCAGTCGGAAATCATCAAGATCGTGCGGAAGATGGAGGAAGACGGCAAGGTTGTCATTGCGGGCCGCGGGGGCGACGATGTTCTCGTCTAAGGTCATCAAGCCCGATCAGCTCAAGGATCATCGGGTTCATAATGTCAATTACCAGGTGCTGATCGGGAATGCCGACGACGAGAATGACGCGAAAAATGTCTACCTTGAAGCTGACGGATTTACTCCGTTGTTTTTCAATGACGCGGCAGGGCCGCGAGGAGAAGAAGCTGAACACCGAGTACTGGGATTGACTCAGGACCCGCTGGATGAGGCTGGTGGCGAATCGGTCAGGGAAACTTTGGAAGCAGGGATGATCGCCATTGCCGAGGATGATCTGCAACGTCGGGTCGCCGAGGCTTACGCTCGTGGGTTGGATGAGGGGAAACAGGCTGCGGAGCGCGGCCTGTCCAATGTGTTCAAGGCATTGCGGGATGGGCTGGAGGGGCTTGATTCACTGCGCGAGAGGGTTTTCCGGGAGAGCGAGGGGGATCTGCTCGCTCTGTCAATCCTTATTGCGCGCAAGATCATCTTGCAAGAGTTGAAAAGCGACCAGAGGATACTGGCAAATATCGTGAACGAAACGATTAACTGCTGTTCAGAGTTTGACAAGATCACTGTTCGTCTCAACCCGGACGACTATCGTCTATTCATGGAAAACAGGCAGGAGTTTCTCCCGGTGGCCGATGAAGAAGGTCGGATTACCCTTGCTCCCGACGAGTCGGTGAAGCTCGGCGGGTGTCAAGTGGAAACGCCGACCGGAACGGTCGATGCGCGGGTTGAGGTTCAGCTTGAGGAGATATTTCGCCGCTGCCTCGAAGAACGGGGAATACCCTATGAACCGTCCATCAAACTTGCTGAAGAGGGATAG
- the fliN gene encoding flagellar motor switch protein FliN, whose amino-acid sequence MKEPIPEKKSLDFILDIPLQLTVELGRTKLLVKDVLELNQGSVVELTKLAGEPLDVFVNSKLVARGEAVVINEKFGIRLVDIVSPNERVEKVL is encoded by the coding sequence ATAAAAGAACCCATCCCGGAAAAGAAGAGTCTTGATTTCATTCTGGATATTCCGCTGCAACTGACAGTGGAGCTGGGCAGAACCAAGCTGTTGGTCAAGGACGTCCTGGAGTTGAACCAGGGTTCGGTAGTCGAACTGACCAAGTTGGCCGGTGAGCCGCTGGACGTGTTTGTCAATTCCAAACTGGTTGCCCGCGGTGAAGCTGTAGTGATCAACGAAAAGTTCGGTATCCGCTTGGTTGATATTGTCAGTCCCAACGAACGGGTGGAGAAGGTGCTATGA
- a CDS encoding flagellar biosynthesis protein FliO produces the protein MPVGVIVALSGNALSAGQPPAPSFSLLGSILQMIAALAVVVGLILLFYYVSNRVLKSGAMAGGSPRYIRMIETRFLAPKKALFLVEVGGEYLLLASSGEGLQFIKQIDMLEEIEIIDGQGIGKLVPDALQNKIIDLVARLPKSKNGAGAGDVRAHAGGLS, from the coding sequence ATGCCCGTTGGCGTTATTGTTGCGCTTTCGGGCAATGCATTGTCTGCGGGACAGCCACCGGCGCCAAGTTTTAGCCTGCTGGGCAGTATCCTGCAGATGATAGCTGCCTTGGCAGTGGTGGTGGGTCTGATACTCCTCTTTTATTATGTCAGTAATCGTGTGCTGAAAAGCGGTGCTATGGCGGGAGGATCGCCCCGCTACATCCGCATGATCGAGACCCGCTTTCTTGCCCCCAAGAAGGCGCTGTTCCTGGTTGAAGTGGGAGGCGAGTACCTGCTCCTTGCCAGTTCCGGGGAGGGTCTTCAATTCATCAAGCAGATCGATATGCTGGAAGAGATAGAAATCATCGATGGCCAGGGGATTGGCAAGCTGGTTCCCGATGCGCTGCAGAACAAGATCATTGACCTGGTGGCGCGGTTGCCGAAAAGTAAAAACGGCGCCGGTGCCGGCGATGTCCGGGCGCATGCGGGTGGGCTGTCATGA